A region of Chitinophaga horti DNA encodes the following proteins:
- the mutY gene encoding A/G-specific adenine glycosylase, whose translation MPWKGEKDPYRIWLSEIILQQTRVEQGWPYYERFTTQYPTVLKLAAAADEEVFRLWQGLGYYARCKNMLAAAREVAAAYQGKFPDTYEGIVSLKGVGAYTAAAIASFAFNLPHAVLDGNVYRVLARYFNIDTPIDSTAGKKLFTALADDMLPKNNAAEFNQSIMDFGAVVCKPQSPDCPNCPLNSHCEAYATGTVGELPVKTKKLKIKKRHFNYLVMVHDGYVYIRKRVEKDIWQNLHELVLLETTDELSPGQLALSQEFKKLTGKYAYQITQTSPLLKQQLTHQTIFARFIHLQFEKELPPLDGFMAVPISELYQYAFPKTIVSYLESLKWL comes from the coding sequence ATGCCGTGGAAAGGCGAAAAAGACCCTTACCGGATATGGCTTTCTGAAATTATTCTCCAGCAAACCCGCGTTGAGCAAGGCTGGCCGTACTACGAACGCTTTACCACTCAATACCCCACTGTGTTGAAACTCGCTGCTGCGGCCGATGAAGAGGTATTCAGGCTTTGGCAGGGACTGGGTTATTACGCCCGTTGCAAAAATATGCTGGCGGCCGCCCGCGAAGTGGCCGCGGCATACCAGGGTAAGTTTCCAGATACATATGAAGGTATTGTGTCACTTAAAGGAGTAGGTGCGTACACCGCCGCCGCCATTGCCTCCTTCGCCTTTAACCTGCCACATGCCGTGCTCGACGGCAATGTTTACAGGGTATTAGCACGCTACTTCAATATCGACACGCCCATCGACAGCACTGCCGGGAAAAAACTTTTTACCGCACTGGCCGATGACATGCTTCCCAAAAACAACGCCGCTGAATTTAACCAGTCCATCATGGACTTCGGCGCCGTAGTTTGCAAACCGCAATCGCCAGACTGTCCGAACTGTCCGTTGAACAGTCACTGCGAAGCGTATGCCACAGGCACTGTGGGAGAACTGCCTGTTAAAACAAAGAAGCTAAAAATTAAGAAGAGACACTTCAATTACCTCGTAATGGTGCATGATGGCTATGTATACATCCGCAAACGGGTAGAGAAAGATATATGGCAAAATTTACACGAACTGGTGCTTTTAGAAACAACTGACGAGTTATCGCCCGGCCAGCTGGCCTTGTCGCAGGAATTTAAAAAACTGACCGGAAAATATGCTTATCAGATCACCCAAACCTCTCCCCTGCTGAAACAACAACTTACACACCAGACGATCTTTGCGAGGTTTATACACCTGCAGTTCGAGAAGGAGCTGCCGCCCTTAGACGGATTTATGGCGGTACCGATCAGTGAACTGTATCAATATGCGTTTCCAAAGACGATAGTGAGTTACCTCGAAAGCCTGAAGTGGCTGTAG
- a CDS encoding HU family DNA-binding protein — protein sequence MRKADLINNIAEKTGIPKVDVLVTLEAMFKEVKEALANGEHIYIRGFGSFITKKRAAKIGRNIKKNVAVEIPEHYIPAFKPSKEFVAEVKKLKSS from the coding sequence ATGAGAAAAGCTGACTTAATAAACAACATTGCTGAGAAAACCGGCATACCCAAAGTAGACGTGTTAGTTACTCTTGAGGCCATGTTCAAGGAGGTGAAAGAAGCGTTAGCTAATGGCGAGCATATCTACATCAGAGGTTTTGGCAGTTTTATCACCAAGAAACGGGCCGCGAAGATCGGCCGTAACATCAAAAAGAATGTGGCAGTGGAGATCCCTGAGCACTACATTCCTGCGTTCAAGCCATCAAAAGAGTTTGTTGCCGAAGTAAAGAAACTTAAAAGTTCTTAA
- a CDS encoding DUF21 domain-containing protein, with protein sequence MAYHPASITFTETILLQELATPTPNLVVFLLVIFVLLLLSFIVSGAEVAFFSLNYKDLNVLKTRQNQSGKLITKLLEKPKSLLASLQISNILLNIAFIFITNYLINQMEALQSLQVLSAVVRIALITIVLLFLDRYFRAYGRLRTISVLRLTSPGS encoded by the coding sequence TTGGCTTACCATCCGGCTAGCATTACTTTTACGGAGACTATCCTACTACAGGAGCTCGCAACTCCTACACCCAACCTGGTGGTGTTCCTGCTTGTTATTTTCGTGCTTCTGCTCCTATCCTTCATCGTATCCGGCGCGGAAGTAGCTTTCTTTTCCCTCAATTATAAGGACCTGAACGTACTCAAAACCCGTCAGAACCAAAGCGGTAAACTCATTACCAAGTTGCTGGAGAAGCCCAAATCGCTGCTGGCGTCGTTACAGATATCGAATATCCTGCTCAATATCGCGTTCATCTTTATTACCAACTACCTGATTAACCAGATGGAGGCCCTGCAAAGCCTCCAGGTACTGTCGGCTGTAGTGCGTATTGCGCTCATTACGATCGTTTTACTTTTTTTGGACAGATACTTCCGCGCGTATGGGCGGCTCAGAACAATATCCGTTTTGCGACTTACTTCGCCTGGTTCGTAA
- a CDS encoding CPBP family intramembrane glutamic endopeptidase has translation MRVSSLNGIPLKTAWLILAKLYIALFIFSSTLFLLFITPVLQPGLWSYALSCVVIITYMLTAQSENFQIKTRTQVQPLLLMLAIVMPLALFVVRDILLKLIPLPSFAPISFATVQADSVAAIIGSSLLLPILEEILFRGIILEALLKTNPSSRALLQTTIIYAIATLNPAFIIPKFLLGLLCGFFYLRTRELCYPIVAHVIYNMAVVAMLASGNDGLAEALNSEMLYFLLILAACMLLPPAYYLLQRAKN, from the coding sequence ATGCGAGTTAGCAGCCTAAACGGAATACCGTTAAAAACGGCATGGCTCATCCTGGCCAAACTTTATATTGCGCTGTTCATATTCAGCAGCACACTGTTTCTCTTATTTATTACACCCGTGTTGCAACCCGGTCTTTGGAGCTACGCCCTTAGCTGCGTAGTCATCATCACCTATATGCTGACTGCCCAGTCCGAAAACTTCCAGATAAAGACACGTACGCAGGTACAACCTTTACTGTTAATGTTGGCGATCGTGATGCCTTTAGCGCTTTTCGTCGTGCGTGATATTTTATTAAAACTGATACCGTTGCCCTCCTTCGCGCCCATTAGCTTTGCGACAGTACAGGCAGATTCTGTGGCGGCCATCATCGGATCGTCGCTATTATTACCCATACTGGAAGAAATACTTTTCCGGGGAATCATCCTGGAAGCACTGCTCAAAACCAATCCCTCTTCGCGGGCGCTGTTACAAACGACGATTATATACGCCATCGCCACACTTAACCCCGCATTTATTATTCCTAAATTTTTGCTGGGCCTTTTATGTGGCTTTTTTTACCTGCGTACACGAGAGCTATGCTACCCGATCGTCGCACATGTGATATATAACATGGCCGTCGTAGCGATGCTGGCCTCCGGCAACGACGGTTTGGCCGAGGCGCTTAACAGTGAAATGCTTTATTTCCTGCTGATACTGGCTGCCTGTATGCTACTGCCACCCGCCTACTACCTGCTGCAACGGGCGAAAAACTAG
- a CDS encoding single-stranded DNA-binding protein yields MRGVNKVILIGNLGRDPDVQFLEGNIAVAKFSLATTETFKDRAGKLISQTEWHTVVLWRGLAELAQKYLHKGSLVYIEGRLRTRSWEDKEGNKKFATEVVGDNLVMLDKRMDVNNGEHAIHHHQGGSSGGTQSGGEGYPGLEIPPINEPADDLPF; encoded by the coding sequence ATGAGAGGTGTTAATAAAGTGATTCTGATTGGCAATCTAGGCAGAGACCCCGACGTGCAATTCCTCGAAGGCAACATTGCCGTAGCCAAGTTCTCTCTCGCTACTACAGAAACATTTAAGGACAGGGCTGGAAAACTGATATCCCAAACTGAATGGCATACGGTTGTTTTATGGAGAGGCCTGGCCGAACTGGCCCAGAAGTACCTCCATAAAGGAAGTCTCGTTTATATAGAAGGCCGCCTGCGCACCCGTAGCTGGGAAGACAAGGAAGGCAATAAGAAATTTGCCACCGAAGTGGTGGGCGATAATCTTGTTATGCTCGACAAACGCATGGATGTGAACAATGGCGAACATGCCATTCACCACCACCAGGGCGGCTCTTCAGGGGGTACACAATCCGGCGGCGAAGGCTATCCGGGCCTGGAAATACCGCCGATCAACGAACCGGCAGACGACCTTCCTTTTTAA
- a CDS encoding Rne/Rng family ribonuclease, giving the protein MNKELIINAAPSGVEIALLEDKKLVELHHESGNPNFAVGDLYLGKVKKLIPGLNAAFVDVGFEKDAFLHYTDLSPYVRSILKFTQLAISDKSPEGFDFSKFKNEAEIIKTGKITEVLGGKPNILVQILKEPISSKGPRLSCEISLPGRFIVLTPFNDIVAVSKKIHSSEERKRLQKIVEAIKPPNFGVIVRTAAEGKKTAELHEDLVTLVETWKNIQTNLHNAQPPQKILSEQTKTTSILRDLLNESFNRIVINDKNIYTDTKTYIQKIAPEKQDIVSYYHNGAPIFDSFGVTRQVKASFGKTVNLDSGVYLIIEATEALHVIDVNSGYKSSSNNQEQNALASNLEAAAEIARQLRLRDLGGIIIIDFIDMKLPENKKAVYEAMERFMAQDRAKHTILPISKFGLMQITRQRVKPEVTISVAEDCPACKGTGKIGASMLIVEDIEKNLQYLLNHQHKGLSIRIHPILHAYLTKGWLSSRQWKWYFRFKKWIKLAADSNYHLTEYKFFDANDEEIKL; this is encoded by the coding sequence TTGAATAAGGAACTTATTATTAATGCAGCACCGTCAGGTGTTGAAATTGCATTGCTGGAAGATAAGAAACTAGTGGAGCTGCATCATGAGAGCGGTAACCCAAACTTCGCGGTAGGAGACCTTTACCTTGGAAAAGTAAAGAAACTGATACCCGGACTAAACGCCGCATTTGTTGATGTCGGTTTTGAAAAAGATGCGTTCCTTCATTATACCGACCTTAGCCCTTATGTTCGCTCCATTCTAAAGTTCACGCAGCTCGCCATCAGTGACAAATCGCCGGAAGGATTCGATTTCTCGAAATTCAAAAATGAAGCCGAGATTATCAAAACCGGTAAGATAACCGAAGTATTAGGCGGTAAACCTAATATCCTCGTCCAAATCCTGAAAGAGCCCATTTCTTCCAAAGGCCCCCGTCTCAGTTGCGAAATTTCTCTCCCCGGCAGATTCATCGTACTAACCCCGTTTAACGATATTGTTGCCGTTTCAAAAAAGATTCATTCTTCCGAGGAAAGAAAACGCCTGCAGAAAATAGTGGAAGCGATCAAACCTCCGAATTTCGGGGTGATCGTGCGTACCGCCGCCGAAGGAAAGAAAACAGCCGAACTGCACGAAGACTTAGTTACACTGGTAGAAACCTGGAAAAATATCCAGACGAACCTGCACAATGCACAGCCGCCACAGAAGATCCTGAGCGAGCAAACGAAAACGACCAGCATCCTCCGCGACCTGTTGAACGAAAGTTTCAACCGCATCGTGATCAACGATAAAAACATCTATACCGATACTAAAACGTATATCCAGAAGATCGCACCGGAAAAGCAGGACATCGTATCCTACTACCATAACGGCGCACCCATCTTCGATAGCTTTGGCGTAACCCGGCAGGTGAAGGCATCGTTTGGTAAAACGGTAAACCTGGATAGCGGTGTATACCTTATCATCGAAGCCACGGAAGCGCTGCACGTAATCGATGTGAACAGCGGCTACAAAAGCTCCAGCAACAACCAGGAGCAAAACGCCCTGGCCAGCAACCTCGAGGCAGCAGCCGAAATTGCCCGTCAACTCCGCCTGCGCGATCTCGGTGGCATTATCATCATCGATTTTATCGATATGAAGTTGCCAGAGAACAAGAAAGCGGTGTACGAGGCGATGGAACGTTTCATGGCGCAGGACCGGGCTAAGCATACCATTCTGCCCATTTCTAAATTCGGGTTGATGCAGATCACCCGCCAGCGCGTAAAACCAGAGGTAACGATCTCGGTTGCGGAAGATTGTCCGGCCTGTAAAGGCACTGGTAAAATCGGCGCTTCCATGCTCATCGTGGAAGACATCGAGAAAAACCTGCAGTACCTGCTTAACCACCAGCATAAAGGCCTTAGCATCCGCATCCACCCGATATTGCACGCCTATCTTACAAAAGGATGGCTCAGTTCCCGCCAGTGGAAATGGTATTTCCGCTTTAAGAAATGGATCAAACTCGCGGCCGATTCTAACTATCACCTTACCGAGTACAAGTTTTTCGACGCCAACGACGAAGAAATCAAACTATAG
- a CDS encoding DUF3109 family protein codes for MIVIDDKYISDEVVEKNFVCNLNACKGACCVAGDCGAPLEEAELKILKAIYPKIKSYLREEGIREIEKTGLHTIDPEHGYVTPIVNGAICAYAHIDEQGVVGCAIEKAYYDGVIDYKKPISCHLYPIRVTKYESFEAVNYDRWDICKAACKNGNKLKVPVYRFLKEAITRKYGTEFYEVLDRIATKQYENEI; via the coding sequence ATGATAGTGATTGACGATAAATATATCAGTGACGAGGTGGTGGAAAAAAACTTCGTGTGCAACCTGAACGCCTGCAAAGGCGCTTGCTGCGTTGCCGGAGATTGTGGCGCGCCGTTAGAGGAAGCAGAACTGAAAATCCTGAAGGCAATTTATCCGAAAATTAAATCATACCTGCGCGAAGAAGGCATTCGCGAAATTGAAAAGACAGGACTCCACACCATTGACCCGGAACATGGATATGTAACGCCGATTGTGAATGGCGCGATCTGCGCATATGCTCACATCGATGAGCAAGGCGTTGTAGGCTGCGCAATAGAAAAGGCTTACTACGACGGCGTGATTGATTACAAGAAACCCATTTCCTGCCACCTTTACCCCATTCGCGTTACGAAATATGAAAGTTTTGAGGCAGTGAATTACGACCGCTGGGACATCTGCAAAGCTGCCTGTAAAAACGGAAATAAGCTCAAAGTTCCCGTTTACCGTTTCTTGAAAGAAGCGATTACCCGTAAGTATGGCACGGAATTTTATGAAGTGCTGGACAGAATTGCTACCAAGCAATATGAGAACGAGATATAA
- a CDS encoding L,D-transpeptidase family protein — protein sequence MITRSVLLLMFAAMATVSCQRNAPKKQPVVRDTTHYTQEEYISLTLDSNLLNSYLARDTQYAEYIRDFYRRRDFHFAWINESGVTEQAGSFINMMGTDASYGIAAADSVLQATFDTLSARGDRLRPSDTTIPRAELQMTARFFHYASKTWGGLTSDKARDLEWYIPRKKIDMGSLLDSVVATKSGNMAGKEPVNRQYNLLRERLAKLSAQEGKGWDSIKADKKTYKKGDSARVVSDVKARLLVLGDLQQQDASPLFDVALDSAIRTFQARHGLTVNGQLNQSTLNALNVSPARRIRQILVNMERIRWVPVDPGGNYILVNIPEFRMHIYENDKLAWSSNVVVGTPANSTVIFSREMKYVVFAPYWNVPPGILGSEVLPGIKRSTGYLARHNMEVAGASGNVISPGSINWSKYTARNFPYIIRQKPGGANSLGKVKFLFPNEYNIYLHDTPSKGLFNETKRSFSHGCIRVSEPKRLAMYLLRNDSAWTEKRIDAAMNATKEQYVTLKYKLPVFIGYFTAWVGSDGQLNFRDDVYGHDAKLAVMLFGKS from the coding sequence ATGATTACACGTTCTGTATTGCTCCTTATGTTTGCCGCCATGGCAACGGTATCCTGCCAACGAAATGCTCCTAAAAAGCAGCCAGTGGTAAGGGATACAACACACTATACCCAAGAAGAATACATTTCACTCACGCTTGACAGTAACCTGCTGAATAGTTATCTCGCACGGGATACGCAGTACGCCGAATATATCCGCGACTTTTATCGCCGCAGGGACTTTCACTTTGCATGGATCAACGAATCTGGTGTAACGGAGCAGGCAGGTAGCTTTATCAATATGATGGGTACGGATGCGTCGTACGGTATTGCCGCCGCAGACTCAGTTCTACAGGCAACTTTCGATACGCTGAGCGCTCGTGGCGACAGACTGAGACCTTCCGATACGACTATTCCACGTGCCGAATTGCAGATGACGGCACGCTTTTTCCATTACGCCAGCAAAACCTGGGGCGGATTAACTTCCGATAAAGCACGTGACCTGGAGTGGTACATCCCCCGGAAGAAAATAGACATGGGCAGCCTGCTCGACTCGGTTGTAGCCACTAAGTCGGGCAACATGGCGGGCAAAGAGCCGGTGAACCGCCAATACAACCTGCTGCGCGAACGCCTGGCAAAACTTTCTGCGCAGGAAGGTAAGGGATGGGATTCTATCAAAGCAGATAAGAAAACCTATAAAAAGGGCGACTCGGCAAGGGTGGTTTCCGATGTAAAAGCCCGACTGCTCGTCCTCGGCGACCTACAGCAACAAGACGCGTCGCCGTTATTCGATGTGGCGCTCGATTCGGCCATCCGTACTTTCCAGGCGCGTCATGGGTTAACCGTAAATGGCCAGCTTAACCAAAGCACGCTGAACGCATTGAACGTATCACCCGCCAGGCGCATCCGCCAGATACTGGTGAATATGGAGCGCATCCGCTGGGTACCTGTAGATCCGGGTGGCAATTACATCCTGGTGAACATACCGGAGTTCCGCATGCACATCTATGAAAATGATAAACTGGCGTGGAGCAGCAATGTAGTGGTAGGTACGCCCGCCAACAGCACCGTTATTTTCAGCCGGGAAATGAAGTACGTCGTTTTTGCACCTTACTGGAACGTGCCGCCCGGCATATTGGGCAGCGAAGTATTGCCCGGCATCAAGCGCAGCACGGGCTACCTGGCCCGCCATAATATGGAAGTGGCCGGAGCAAGTGGCAATGTGATCAGCCCGGGTTCGATTAACTGGAGTAAATACACGGCGCGAAATTTCCCCTACATCATCCGCCAGAAACCAGGCGGCGCCAATTCGCTGGGTAAGGTGAAATTCCTGTTCCCGAACGAGTACAATATATACCTGCACGATACGCCGTCCAAAGGGCTGTTTAACGAAACCAAACGCTCGTTCAGCCACGGTTGCATCCGCGTGTCGGAACCAAAACGACTGGCCATGTACCTGTTGCGTAACGACAGTGCCTGGACCGAAAAACGGATCGATGCGGCTATGAATGCGACGAAAGAGCAGTATGTAACGTTGAAGTATAAACTACCCGTGTTCATCGGTTACTTTACCGCGTGGGTAGGCAGCGACGGACAACTCAACTTCCGCGATGACGTGTATGGCCACGATGCGAAACTGGCAGTAATGTTGTTTGGTAAATCGTAA
- a CDS encoding LutB/LldF family L-lactate oxidation iron-sulfur protein: MEKSEEKAADLKHRGTINFNIGKYNAAVKNGKHQFAELPMARERAKNIKWRAIENLDKYLEDFEMNLIKRGGKVLWAETVEQAQQEILNICREKQCKTVVKSKSMVTEEIHLNHFLEQNGIESVETDLGEYIQQLDGEPPYHIVTPAMHKSKEDVARLFEEKLGTEPNLTPEQLTLVAREKLRLKYIQAEIGVTGANFIIPEIGGIAVTENEGNARLSTAFPRTHIVIVGIEKVLPAMTDLALLWPLLATYGTGQKVTSYNTIFTGPRQEGETDGPDEMYVILLDNGRTNLLQDVEAREALYCIRCGSCLNACPVYKNVGGHTYGTTYSGPIGSVITPHLQGMDDYMHLSFASSLCGNCTEVCPVRINLHELLLHNRHRAVDENHTSGGEKLGWYGWKQACLSRKMMNMASGRIKNLVIGKLFGKAWGSDREMPVFAGKSFNQQWKERRK; encoded by the coding sequence TTGGAGAAGAGTGAGGAGAAAGCTGCTGACCTCAAACATCGCGGCACTATCAACTTCAACATCGGAAAGTACAATGCGGCAGTAAAGAACGGCAAACACCAGTTTGCAGAACTGCCCATGGCTCGTGAACGTGCGAAAAATATTAAGTGGAGAGCCATCGAGAATCTCGATAAGTATCTCGAAGACTTTGAGATGAACCTCATTAAACGTGGGGGCAAAGTGTTGTGGGCCGAAACGGTTGAACAGGCGCAACAGGAAATCCTGAACATCTGTCGCGAGAAGCAATGTAAAACTGTGGTGAAAAGCAAATCCATGGTGACAGAGGAAATCCACCTCAACCACTTCCTCGAGCAAAACGGTATCGAAAGCGTAGAAACAGATCTTGGCGAATATATTCAGCAGCTGGATGGCGAACCGCCGTACCACATTGTAACGCCTGCCATGCATAAAAGTAAGGAAGACGTTGCCCGCCTGTTCGAAGAGAAACTCGGCACGGAACCGAATCTTACGCCCGAGCAGCTTACACTGGTGGCCCGCGAAAAACTCCGGTTAAAATACATACAAGCAGAAATTGGTGTTACTGGTGCCAACTTCATTATTCCGGAAATAGGCGGCATCGCTGTTACCGAAAATGAGGGCAACGCCAGGCTGAGCACCGCTTTCCCCAGAACGCATATAGTTATCGTTGGTATAGAAAAAGTACTGCCGGCAATGACGGACCTTGCACTTCTATGGCCGCTACTGGCCACGTATGGCACTGGCCAAAAGGTAACATCTTACAATACGATCTTTACTGGTCCGCGCCAGGAAGGTGAAACTGATGGTCCGGACGAAATGTATGTGATCCTCCTGGACAATGGCCGTACCAACCTGCTGCAGGATGTAGAGGCGCGCGAAGCCCTGTACTGCATTCGTTGCGGCTCCTGCCTGAACGCCTGTCCCGTTTACAAAAACGTAGGCGGACATACTTATGGCACGACTTATAGCGGGCCAATCGGATCGGTGATTACGCCACACCTGCAGGGAATGGATGATTACATGCACCTGAGTTTTGCCTCGTCTCTCTGCGGTAATTGTACAGAAGTTTGTCCCGTGCGTATCAACCTGCACGAACTGTTATTGCATAACCGCCATCGCGCGGTAGATGAAAATCATACGTCTGGTGGCGAAAAATTAGGCTGGTATGGATGGAAACAGGCTTGCTTAAGCCGTAAGATGATGAATATGGCCAGCGGCAGGATTAAAAACCTGGTGATCGGCAAGTTGTTCGGAAAAGCCTGGGGCAGTGATCGTGAGATGCCTGTATTCGCCGGTAAATCCTTCAACCAACAATGGAAAGAGCGTCGCAAATAG
- a CDS encoding tetratricopeptide repeat protein: MQKSQLILIGGAIALVAALFIFGRTSPVADKKAAGEAMPGQPHSVAAAKFEDILQKAKEKAPAAQLAEINSLEHAVVRGDVKTQQIAVNRKLYQIWESLNEEPVAAYYAGEAAKLENSEKSLTFAANLFFKHYGHAKDASVMKWQAEQAVELFDKAIALSTPPTIDSLRYYQAQILLETGEPMTAVAKLRDIVANNPDNADAQIMLGNMAITSGQFDKAIERMDGFLKRNPTNAKAMFILAEAYRSKGDKDKAIELFKQCRELIADPTLGAEIDNYIKSIK, encoded by the coding sequence GTGCAGAAATCTCAACTGATTCTTATTGGCGGAGCCATCGCACTGGTGGCTGCCTTGTTCATCTTTGGACGTACGTCTCCTGTGGCCGATAAAAAGGCCGCAGGCGAAGCTATGCCCGGCCAACCGCATTCGGTGGCCGCGGCGAAATTTGAGGATATCCTTCAAAAGGCGAAGGAAAAAGCCCCGGCCGCACAGCTGGCCGAGATCAACAGCCTCGAACATGCTGTTGTAAGGGGCGATGTAAAGACACAGCAGATCGCTGTTAACCGCAAGCTTTACCAAATCTGGGAAAGCCTTAACGAAGAGCCCGTTGCCGCTTATTATGCCGGCGAAGCAGCCAAGTTGGAAAATTCCGAAAAAAGCCTCACCTTTGCAGCCAATTTATTTTTTAAGCATTATGGTCATGCCAAAGATGCTTCTGTGATGAAATGGCAGGCTGAGCAGGCCGTGGAATTGTTCGACAAGGCAATTGCGCTTTCTACTCCTCCCACAATCGACTCACTCAGGTACTATCAGGCCCAGATTCTTTTAGAAACTGGAGAACCCATGACTGCTGTTGCTAAATTGCGCGATATCGTTGCTAACAACCCGGACAACGCCGATGCTCAGATTATGCTGGGTAATATGGCCATCACTTCCGGTCAGTTTGATAAAGCGATCGAGCGCATGGACGGTTTCCTGAAAAGGAATCCTACCAATGCAAAAGCAATGTTTATTCTCGCCGAAGCTTACAGAAGTAAAGGTGATAAAGACAAAGCTATTGAACTATTTAAGCAGTGCCGCGAGTTAATTGCGGACCCAACGCTGGGAGCCGAGATAGACAATTACATAAAAAGTATTAAGTAA
- a CDS encoding transporter associated domain-containing protein: MLPRVWAAQNNIRFATYFAWFVNIIHATLEPISDFFVSLSDGIESRLFHRSTKPVNYQEIDEVIAMSVDPDASQEEKNIVRGILKFGNIAVKQIMRTRLDVSGIEYNSDFDVVVKQVADLHYSRLPVYKNNLDTIVGVIHTKDLLPHLGKSGNFDWHEVMRQPFFVHEHKLIEDLLNEFQTRHMHFAVVVDEFGGTSGIVTLEDIIEEVIGDIKDEFDEDEFNFNKVDDRTYVFEGKTMLNDVCRIMNIAPDTFEQVKGESDSLGGLLLEISGKFPEENSVISYGAYDFTVLEVNKMRIQKIQVSIKHGIETE; the protein is encoded by the coding sequence ATACTTCCGCGCGTATGGGCGGCTCAGAACAATATCCGTTTTGCGACTTACTTCGCCTGGTTCGTAAACATCATTCACGCTACCCTGGAGCCGATCAGCGACTTCTTTGTGAGCCTGAGCGATGGTATTGAGAGCCGCCTGTTCCACCGGAGCACCAAACCGGTAAACTACCAGGAAATTGACGAAGTAATCGCCATGAGCGTGGACCCGGATGCCTCGCAGGAAGAAAAAAACATTGTTCGTGGCATCCTGAAGTTCGGCAACATCGCCGTTAAACAGATCATGCGCACCCGCCTGGACGTGAGCGGCATCGAATATAATTCTGACTTTGATGTGGTAGTAAAACAGGTGGCCGACCTGCATTATTCCCGCCTGCCAGTATACAAAAACAACCTCGACACCATCGTTGGCGTCATCCATACGAAAGACCTGCTGCCTCACCTGGGCAAGTCCGGTAATTTCGATTGGCACGAAGTGATGCGCCAACCGTTTTTCGTACACGAACATAAGCTTATCGAAGACTTGCTGAACGAATTCCAGACCCGCCATATGCACTTTGCAGTGGTGGTAGACGAATTTGGCGGCACTTCCGGCATTGTAACCCTGGAGGACATTATTGAGGAAGTAATCGGCGATATTAAGGACGAATTTGACGAAGACGAGTTCAATTTTAATAAAGTGGACGACCGCACCTATGTTTTTGAAGGTAAGACCATGCTGAATGACGTTTGCCGCATTATGAACATTGCGCCGGACACATTCGAGCAGGTAAAGGGAGAAAGCGATTCCCTGGGTGGCCTGCTGCTGGAAATTTCGGGCAAGTTTCCCGAAGAGAACAGCGTGATCAGTTATGGCGCCTATGACTTTACCGTGCTGGAAGTAAATAAAATGCGTATCCAGAAGATACAGGTGAGCATCAAACATGGCATAGAAACAGAATAA
- the gldD gene encoding gliding motility lipoprotein GldD: protein MKKRYYPILGVLALLFAASACQQTFTPKPKGYFEIPLPQKEYKVFDEPGYPYTFEYPAYSKIVKDTVFFDAAPENPYWINLEFPELNSKIYLSYKTIGGKNSIEQLVNDAFRLTYKHTYKAEFINERDIATPNNAFGLYYDVGGNAASAKQFFVTDSTRHFLRGALYFYAAPNADSLAPVIQFLQADMEHLVGTLKWR from the coding sequence GTGAAGAAACGATACTATCCGATTTTAGGGGTTCTGGCACTGCTATTTGCCGCAAGTGCCTGCCAACAGACGTTTACCCCAAAACCCAAGGGTTACTTCGAAATTCCCCTGCCACAGAAGGAATATAAGGTATTTGACGAGCCGGGGTATCCTTACACTTTCGAGTACCCGGCTTACAGCAAAATCGTCAAAGACACTGTTTTCTTCGACGCTGCACCTGAAAATCCGTATTGGATTAACCTGGAATTCCCGGAATTGAACAGTAAGATCTACCTGAGCTATAAAACGATCGGGGGCAAAAACTCCATCGAACAGTTGGTGAACGACGCCTTCCGGCTTACTTACAAACACACTTACAAGGCCGAGTTTATTAACGAGCGGGACATTGCCACGCCCAATAATGCCTTCGGACTATATTACGACGTGGGCGGTAACGCAGCGTCGGCCAAACAGTTTTTCGTAACAGACTCTACCCGGCATTTCCTGCGCGGCGCGCTATACTTCTATGCGGCGCCCAATGCGGACTCGCTCGCTCCGGTCATACAATTCCTGCAAGCCGACATGGAACACCTTGTCGGAACGCTGAAATGGCGGTAA